The region TCGGCATCGCCATGGAGGGTTTGGACCACCTGGGCCACTACGAGTCGGTCCAGTTCCGGGCACCGCTGGACGCCGTTGTCGGGGACCGGAAACCCGCCATCTACATGATCACCCGGCCGGACGCCGCCGGCTTCCTCAGCCGCCGGGGCCACGGGGACCGATGGGTCTTCGCACGGGGGCGCGCGCCGGACCAGGCCGGGCTGGCCGACCTCGGCGAAGCCGAACTGGCCGGGCTGCTGGCCCGCGCCGCGGGCGTCGACGAGCTCCGGCCGCGGGTGGACCGGCTCAGCACCTTCGCGCTCGCCGCCATGCTCGCCGAGCGGTACCGGGAGGGCCGCGGCTTCCTGATCGGCGACGCGGCCCACCGGATGACGCCCCGGGGCGGCACCGGCATGAACACCGCGGTCCAGGACGCCTTCGACCTCGGCTGGAAGCTCGCCTGGGTGCTGCAGAAATGGGCGCCGGCCGACCTGCTCGACTCCTACCAGACCGAGCGCCGCCCGATCGGCAAGCACAATGTGGACTTCTCCGCCGCACCGCCCACCGTGCCCGCCACCGCCGCGGAGACCCTGCCGTGGGACCTCAACGGGCGGCTGGCGCACCACTGGCTTCCGGCGCCCGGCGGCGCCCCGGCGCCGGCAGATCCGGTCTCCACGATCGACCTGGTCGGCGACGGGCTCACGGTGCTCGCCGGGCGGGAGGGGCGCCGCTGGACCAGCACGAGGGCCATCGCCACCGCACCGATTCCCCTCGCCGTCCGCCTCCTGGACCAGGGCACCGCCGCCGCCCTCGGGCTACGGCCCGGCGGTGCGGTGCTCGTACGCCCCGACTGCCAGGAGATCCGGCGGTGGTCGCACTACGACGAGGCCGACC is a window of Streptomyces sp. NBC_01477 DNA encoding:
- a CDS encoding FAD-dependent monooxygenase encodes the protein MTASRQSGHPPPDRVRVLVVGAGPAGMVAGITLAGYGIDVLLVEKRTRASALSRAMLISTRTMELMRRWGLEAAVRAEASDVEAYTYVTESLTAGTGSDLPMAIPTRPEAAVVSPTRPAWAPQDSIEPILFAHLRTLPTAEVRLGCELTGLRQDDDGVQATLLDSRTGTAHVIEARYVIGADGPYSTVREQLGIAMEGLDHLGHYESVQFRAPLDAVVGDRKPAIYMITRPDAAGFLSRRGHGDRWVFARGRAPDQAGLADLGEAELAGLLARAAGVDELRPRVDRLSTFALAAMLAERYREGRGFLIGDAAHRMTPRGGTGMNTAVQDAFDLGWKLAWVLQKWAPADLLDSYQTERRPIGKHNVDFSAAPPTVPATAAETLPWDLNGRLAHHWLPAPGGAPAPADPVSTIDLVGDGLTVLAGREGRRWTSTRAIATAPIPLAVRLLDQGTAAALGLRPGGAVLVRPDCQEIRRWSHYDEADPPRADHLAPAPRPLPAD